One genomic segment of Vibrio quintilis includes these proteins:
- the cysC gene encoding adenylyl-sulfate kinase: MHSESNITDENIVWHHHTVDKDLRAKLKKQKPVVLWFTGLSGAGKSTIAGELEKHLVHLGYHTYLLDGDNVRHGLCRDLGFSEQDRRENIRRIGELAKLMADAGLIVLTAFISPHRNERQLVRDLLPEGEFLEVFVNTSLEVCEQRDPKGLYKKARAGEIPDFTGIDSEYEAPLSPEIDLPAGEKGIQALAEQCLAELDRRGIIQL, from the coding sequence ATGCACTCAGAGTCGAATATCACAGATGAAAATATTGTCTGGCATCATCATACGGTTGATAAAGATCTCCGTGCGAAACTGAAGAAGCAAAAGCCGGTTGTATTATGGTTTACAGGACTTTCCGGTGCCGGGAAATCGACCATTGCCGGGGAATTAGAGAAACATTTAGTTCACCTTGGATATCACACATATCTTCTGGATGGTGACAATGTGAGACATGGTCTGTGCCGGGATTTAGGCTTTTCTGAGCAGGATCGTCGTGAGAATATTCGTCGTATCGGAGAACTGGCTAAATTGATGGCGGATGCCGGGTTAATTGTATTGACTGCGTTTATTTCCCCGCATCGCAATGAGAGACAGTTGGTCAGGGATTTACTGCCAGAAGGGGAATTTCTGGAAGTCTTTGTCAATACGTCGCTGGAAGTGTGCGAACAGCGCGACCCGAAAGGGTTATACAAGAAAGCCCGTGCAGGAGAAATTCCCGATTTCACAGGGATCGACTCGGAGTATGAAGCGCCACTATCACCTGAAATTGACCTGCCTGCCGGAGAAAAAGGCATTCAGGCACTGGCTGAGCAATGCCTTGCTGAACTCGATCGCCGGGGTATTATTCAGCTTTAA
- a CDS encoding ABC transporter permease, giving the protein MKTIATLSWKSVFNRKTTAILSILTVAISVILLLGVERIRTQAKSSFANTISGTDLIVGGRSGQVNLLLYSVFRIGNATNNIDWKSFEEFSHHRAVKWAIPISLGDSHKGFRVMGTNQDYFRFYKYGRKQPLTFTEGKPFHGLFDAVIGSDVAQKLGYKIGSKMIIAHGISDVGFARHDHLPFTVVGILAPTGTPVDRTVHVSLAAIEAIHVGWESGAHIGKTPDAKTLEKRHFQPTQITAMLLGLKSRIMAFALQREINEYRKEPLSAIMPGVALQELWGMMSVAEQALMAVSVFVVIAGLMGMLSSLLTSLQERRREMAILRAMGAQPKHVFALLMSEASALTFIGIVVGLIGVYGLMFLIAPVIHNHYGILIQPEMLTPHEWLLLGYVQLAGMLIGVVPSIRAYRQSLSDGMTIRI; this is encoded by the coding sequence ATGAAAACAATCGCAACCTTGTCCTGGAAAAGTGTATTCAACCGAAAAACAACCGCAATTCTGAGTATTTTAACTGTCGCGATATCGGTCATTCTGCTACTGGGCGTAGAACGAATCAGAACTCAGGCTAAAAGTAGCTTTGCCAATACAATTTCCGGTACAGACCTCATTGTGGGGGGACGTTCAGGACAAGTAAATCTATTGCTTTATTCGGTATTCAGAATAGGAAATGCCACCAATAATATCGACTGGAAAAGCTTTGAAGAATTCAGTCATCACCGGGCGGTGAAATGGGCCATTCCTATTTCACTGGGTGACTCGCATAAAGGCTTCCGGGTCATGGGAACCAATCAGGACTATTTCAGATTTTATAAGTATGGTCGTAAGCAACCACTTACTTTTACTGAAGGCAAGCCTTTTCATGGCCTGTTTGATGCAGTCATCGGCTCTGATGTCGCTCAAAAGCTTGGGTATAAAATTGGCAGTAAAATGATTATTGCACATGGCATCAGCGATGTGGGTTTTGCCCGGCATGATCATCTGCCCTTCACCGTTGTCGGCATTCTGGCTCCAACCGGAACACCGGTCGACCGGACGGTCCATGTTTCGCTTGCTGCCATTGAGGCCATCCATGTCGGATGGGAATCAGGGGCACATATCGGAAAAACACCGGATGCTAAAACATTAGAAAAACGTCATTTTCAGCCAACCCAGATCACAGCCATGTTGCTGGGGTTAAAATCCAGAATTATGGCATTTGCATTGCAACGTGAAATCAATGAATACAGAAAAGAACCGCTGAGTGCCATTATGCCGGGTGTTGCCCTTCAGGAATTATGGGGCATGATGTCCGTTGCTGAACAGGCGTTAATGGCGGTTTCTGTCTTTGTGGTCATCGCCGGGTTGATGGGAATGCTGAGCAGCTTACTGACCAGCCTGCAGGAACGGCGTCGTGAAATGGCTATTCTCAGGGCCATGGGCGCGCAACCCAAACATGTTTTTGCCCTGCTGATGAGTGAAGCCAGTGCATTAACGTTTATTGGTATTGTCGTCGGTTTAATCGGCGTATATGGCCTGATGTTTCTTATTGCACCGGTCATTCATAACCATTATGGTATTCTGATTCAGCCAGAGATGCTGACGCCTCATGAATGGTTGCTGCTCGGTTATGTGCAGCTGGCTGGCATGTTGATTGGCGTTGTGCCATCTATACGAGCTTATCGTCAGTCCCTGAGTGACGGAATGACGATCAGAATATAA
- a CDS encoding SLC13 family permease, translating to MWEQGLVLVLLASIVIGLVLTRIKPSLVFAAAAMIAFLSGLLNVNDVAENFTNSSLLTLVLLILASTALEKTRLIGWVSQHISEGKIGSVILKLGFSTALLSSFTNNTAVVVSLIGAVKRNRQHAPSRLLIPLSYAAILGGTLTLIGTSTNLIINSFVEDAGLPGLDFFSPTLIGIVVLVVGVILLVPLSYFLPSYDESSQDDLPYFLEAVVDADSPLAGKSIQENGLRCLRKLFLAEVVRHGESMPSVHPDFVLQSDDRLLFCGDIESVSTLQEIKGLTLFGQQHLNGQSFVEVIVSSSASFCHKTLKSSRFRDRFDAVVVAVRRGHERLEGGLGSIVLMPGDSLVLVPGKRFEHERSRHRKEFVLVHDLESSARLDLFKSVGVLAGFTVVIAAALLQWVPMIKGLAVYILVLLAFGIIQVQELRRRFPLDIVVIVGSALSIAQLMISTGVSELMGDFLSGLFNGWGVYGALIATYLMTLVLTEVITNNAAAALAFPVGYSMAISYGVSPMPFIMAILFGASASFISPYGYQTNLLVYSVGNYKLSDYAKVGIPLSIVYSVLVLALIPEFFPF from the coding sequence ATGTGGGAACAAGGATTAGTACTGGTTCTGCTTGCCAGTATCGTCATCGGTTTAGTGTTGACACGAATCAAACCGAGTCTGGTGTTTGCTGCGGCTGCAATGATCGCTTTTTTAAGTGGCTTGCTGAATGTTAATGATGTGGCTGAGAATTTTACCAACTCATCTCTGTTGACTTTAGTCTTGCTTATCCTTGCCTCAACAGCTCTTGAAAAAACCCGTCTGATTGGCTGGGTAAGCCAGCATATCTCTGAAGGAAAAATAGGATCGGTGATTCTGAAGCTGGGTTTTTCTACAGCTTTACTCTCATCTTTTACCAATAATACGGCTGTTGTTGTGTCCCTGATTGGTGCAGTAAAGCGCAATCGCCAGCATGCACCTTCCCGGTTATTGATTCCGCTTTCTTATGCTGCGATTTTAGGTGGGACTTTAACCTTAATCGGGACTTCAACCAATCTGATCATTAACAGCTTTGTGGAAGATGCCGGCTTGCCGGGGCTGGACTTTTTCAGTCCGACCTTAATTGGCATTGTTGTGCTTGTCGTCGGAGTCATCTTATTAGTTCCTCTCAGTTATTTTCTGCCTTCTTACGATGAAAGTTCTCAGGATGATTTACCCTATTTTCTGGAAGCAGTTGTTGATGCGGATTCACCGCTGGCTGGTAAAAGTATTCAGGAAAATGGATTACGCTGTTTGCGTAAACTCTTTTTAGCAGAAGTGGTTCGTCACGGAGAGAGTATGCCCTCCGTTCATCCTGACTTCGTCCTGCAAAGTGATGACCGGCTGTTGTTCTGCGGCGATATTGAAAGTGTGTCGACCCTACAGGAAATTAAAGGTTTAACCCTTTTTGGTCAGCAGCATCTGAATGGACAGAGTTTTGTTGAGGTGATCGTCAGTTCATCAGCCAGCTTCTGTCATAAAACTTTAAAATCAAGCCGGTTTCGCGACCGTTTTGATGCAGTTGTCGTTGCTGTCCGGCGCGGACATGAGCGCCTGGAAGGGGGCTTAGGCAGCATTGTTCTGATGCCGGGGGATTCTCTGGTGCTGGTTCCTGGTAAGCGGTTTGAACACGAACGTAGCCGTCACCGGAAAGAGTTTGTGCTGGTGCATGATCTTGAATCCAGTGCCCGCCTTGACTTGTTTAAATCTGTTGGGGTTCTGGCGGGTTTTACGGTGGTGATTGCTGCGGCTTTACTGCAATGGGTGCCGATGATTAAAGGGTTGGCAGTCTATATTCTGGTATTACTGGCATTTGGCATTATTCAGGTACAGGAACTCCGGCGGCGTTTCCCTCTGGATATCGTTGTCATTGTTGGTTCTGCACTCTCCATTGCACAGCTCATGATATCGACAGGCGTTTCTGAATTGATGGGCGACTTCCTGTCCGGATTATTTAATGGCTGGGGAGTTTATGGCGCTTTAATTGCAACCTATTTGATGACATTAGTTCTGACGGAAGTGATTACCAATAATGCTGCAGCCGCGCTTGCATTTCCTGTCGGTTACAGTATGGCTATCAGCTATGGTGTCAGTCCGATGCCATTTATAATGGCGATTTTATTCGGAGCCAGTGCCAGCTTTATTTCTCCCTACGGTTATCAGACAAATCTGCTGGTTTATAGTGTCGGTAATTACAAACTGAGCGACTATGCCAAAGTCGGTATTCCGCTTTCTATTGTTTATTCGGTATTGGTGCTGGCACTCATACCAGAGTTTTTCCCATTTTAA
- a CDS encoding ABC transporter ATP-binding protein: MNNSELTAQQNCVISLKDTKFQWPGDSSPVIDISDLEVQKGEHLFVKGPSGCGKSTLLSLLTGINTARSGSVTILGQQLSQLSASQRDKFRADHIGYIFQQFNLLPYLSVIENVLLPCQFSRLRKKNISGSLQDKALQLLRRLKLPEALLHQPVIELSIGQQQRVAAARALIGSPQLIIADEPTSSLDFDNRSAFIELLLEEANQVNSTLVFVSHDPTLEPLFNRSINLPEVNQARKCA; encoded by the coding sequence ATGAATAATTCTGAATTAACTGCTCAACAAAATTGTGTTATTTCACTCAAAGACACCAAATTTCAGTGGCCCGGAGACTCATCTCCTGTAATTGATATCTCTGACTTAGAGGTTCAAAAGGGAGAGCATTTATTTGTAAAAGGCCCCAGTGGCTGCGGTAAATCAACGCTGCTTAGTTTACTCACAGGTATCAACACTGCCCGCTCCGGTTCAGTTACTATTTTAGGACAACAGCTGTCACAGCTTTCAGCCAGTCAGCGGGACAAATTCCGGGCTGACCACATCGGGTACATTTTCCAGCAATTTAATTTATTGCCTTATCTGTCAGTCATTGAAAATGTGTTGCTCCCCTGCCAGTTTTCAAGATTACGTAAAAAAAACATTTCCGGCTCATTACAGGATAAGGCTCTTCAGTTACTCCGTCGTCTGAAACTTCCGGAAGCATTATTACATCAACCGGTTATTGAACTGAGTATCGGCCAACAGCAGCGTGTTGCCGCTGCCAGAGCTCTCATCGGTTCTCCTCAGTTAATTATTGCTGATGAACCAACTTCATCGCTGGATTTTGATAATCGCAGTGCTTTCATTGAATTACTGCTTGAAGAAGCCAATCAGGTGAATTCGACTCTGGTATTCGTAAGCCATGATCCAACACTGGAGCCTCTATTCAACCGAAGCATTAACCTGCCAGAAGTGAACCAAGCGAGGAAATGTGCATGA
- the tamA gene encoding autotransporter assembly complex protein TamA encodes MRRIFTFCYVFFICFSAAGYAEVNVVVNGLKGQLKDNVDVYLSGISQHEDANSLRLHAFIQENISQALEALGYYHASVSFQTEDKQLSVFVTQGEPTRILRAEIQISGEAGLDEDFIRLREQSQIKAGAILNHAHYEKFKSDIRNLALKKGYFNGKFTQSRIEVRPDKYQANIILDFDSGIRYHFGQIIISGSQIDDQKVLSLQPFQSGDPYQISGMGEFNQNLSDTDWFGSIAITPDLSKLKESRELPVHVVLTPASRNQVETGLGYSTDVGIQGSLKWVKPWLNESGHSFSSKMSLSGPEQVVIAGYKIPLQDVLHQYYQIQYGLKKVDNLDTKSIESNLSLERHWHLDNGWNRTIFIRYLIENYEQGVLDDVGQFVLPGITFTRTRTRGTRLFTWGDKETLTIEYGNQHALSETDLLRIQGSTSWIRTYLEDHRFLARIDGGVNLVDEFRQVSPSLRFFAGGDNSIRGYDYDSVSPVDSSGALTGARYLATASLEYQYQLTGNWWLALFYDYGDAFNKTPDWKRGTGVGIRWVSPVGPVRLDFAWGLDNQPGDEFRLHFTLGPDL; translated from the coding sequence ATGAGGCGTATTTTCACTTTTTGTTATGTTTTTTTCATTTGTTTCTCTGCTGCCGGTTATGCAGAAGTGAATGTGGTTGTAAATGGACTGAAAGGTCAACTGAAAGACAATGTTGATGTTTATTTATCCGGTATCTCACAACATGAAGATGCAAACAGTTTGCGCTTACACGCTTTTATTCAGGAAAATATATCTCAGGCACTTGAAGCTTTAGGTTATTACCATGCATCAGTCTCATTTCAAACCGAAGATAAACAGTTATCCGTGTTTGTCACGCAAGGTGAACCAACACGAATTCTCCGGGCTGAGATTCAAATATCCGGCGAAGCCGGGCTGGATGAAGATTTTATCAGGTTGCGTGAGCAAAGCCAGATAAAAGCCGGCGCGATCTTAAACCATGCCCACTATGAAAAATTCAAATCAGATATCAGAAATCTGGCGCTCAAAAAAGGCTATTTCAACGGTAAATTCACGCAAAGCCGTATCGAAGTCAGGCCGGATAAGTATCAGGCAAACATCATCCTCGATTTTGACAGTGGTATCCGATATCACTTTGGTCAGATAATAATCTCTGGCAGTCAGATTGATGATCAGAAAGTTTTGTCATTACAGCCTTTTCAATCTGGTGATCCTTATCAGATCTCCGGTATGGGTGAATTTAATCAAAATCTGTCGGATACGGACTGGTTTGGTTCGATAGCGATTACTCCTGATTTATCTAAGTTAAAAGAAAGCAGAGAGTTACCTGTACATGTTGTCCTGACTCCAGCATCCCGAAATCAGGTTGAAACAGGTTTAGGGTATTCGACTGATGTCGGGATCCAGGGATCTCTGAAGTGGGTCAAACCCTGGCTGAATGAAAGCGGACACAGTTTTAGCAGCAAAATGTCTCTCTCAGGACCGGAACAGGTGGTGATTGCCGGATATAAAATCCCCCTGCAGGATGTGCTTCATCAGTACTATCAGATTCAGTACGGTTTGAAGAAAGTTGATAATCTGGATACGAAAAGTATCGAGTCAAACTTATCTCTGGAGCGACACTGGCATTTAGATAATGGCTGGAACCGGACCATTTTCATCCGGTATCTGATAGAGAATTATGAGCAGGGGGTTCTTGATGATGTGGGACAGTTTGTTTTACCCGGAATCACATTCACCCGGACCCGAACCCGCGGAACCCGGCTGTTTACCTGGGGAGATAAAGAAACGTTAACGATAGAATACGGTAATCAACATGCGTTATCGGAAACCGATTTGCTGCGGATTCAGGGGAGTACCTCATGGATCAGAACTTATCTGGAAGATCACCGTTTTTTAGCCAGGATTGACGGGGGCGTGAATCTGGTGGATGAATTCCGTCAGGTTTCTCCATCGTTACGGTTCTTTGCTGGTGGAGATAACAGTATCCGGGGCTATGATTATGATTCTGTTTCTCCGGTGGACAGTAGTGGCGCTTTAACCGGGGCCAGGTACCTGGCAACGGCTTCGCTTGAATATCAATACCAGTTAACCGGCAACTGGTGGCTGGCACTGTTTTATGACTATGGTGATGCATTTAACAAAACACCGGACTGGAAGCGGGGAACCGGAGTCGGTATTCGGTGGGTTTCTCCGGTCGGTCCCGTTCGTCTTGACTTTGCATGGGGGCTGGATAACCAGCCGGGCGATGAATTCAGACTACATTTTACATTAGGGCCTGATTTATGA
- the zrgA gene encoding zinc uptake protein ZrgA, giving the protein MLKPYHIVVLAGLAATSIQAEESFRQHEAHVHGVVEMNIAQDANELLIEITAPGADVVGFEHKPQSPQEHKVFDKAMARLSQADSIISVNKDARCKITQTEIHQTTHHHDEHEHHDEGEHHHDHDKADHHDEHEHHDENEHHDHDKAAHHDEHEHHDEDGHHDHDKAAHHDEHEHHDEDEHHEHEHEHEHEHEHEHEHEHGEHNAYSIQYHYECGKAANLKQLSTQWFSHFPNTHRIHVNIFTDKRQSSEELTPEKHQVAL; this is encoded by the coding sequence ATGTTAAAACCTTATCATATTGTTGTTCTTGCCGGATTGGCAGCGACATCAATACAAGCCGAAGAAAGTTTCCGCCAGCATGAAGCCCATGTACATGGCGTTGTTGAAATGAATATTGCTCAGGATGCAAACGAGCTTTTAATTGAAATTACCGCACCTGGTGCTGATGTCGTTGGATTTGAACATAAACCACAATCTCCTCAGGAACATAAGGTTTTTGACAAAGCGATGGCCCGCCTGAGTCAGGCAGACAGTATTATCTCTGTCAATAAAGATGCCCGGTGTAAAATCACTCAAACTGAGATTCATCAGACCACGCACCATCATGATGAACATGAACATCACGATGAAGGCGAGCATCACCATGATCACGATAAAGCCGATCATCATGATGAGCATGAACACCATGACGAAAACGAACACCATGATCATGATAAAGCGGCTCACCACGATGAACATGAACACCATGACGAAGACGGACATCATGATCATGATAAAGCGGCTCACCACGATGAACATGAACATCATGACGAAGACGAACATCATGAACATGAACATGAACATGAACATGAACATGAACATGAACATGAACATGAACATGGCGAGCATAATGCGTACTCAATTCAATACCATTATGAATGTGGGAAAGCAGCCAATCTGAAACAACTATCAACACAGTGGTTCTCTCACTTCCCGAATACACATCGTATCCACGTTAATATTTTTACAGATAAGCGTCAGAGCTCAGAAGAACTTACGCCTGAAAAACATCAGGTCGCTTTATAA
- a CDS encoding TIGR03899 family protein: protein MEEEQRSPVTIDQEPGKSQPKSQPKSRYIQDSASKILHIAQNQGVEALIREEKPKLSPFERAVQREKKLQERRQRNLERIIQLSYKSCKDETAGDPNQDWLYRFFEMAQDIHDPSMQKLWAQVLKKEVTNPGATSMKALQILKDMTPKEAQILQKSAALGCSFGNDQSQKLLVGIHAQNSIFSFGKREQTISVSLGNFQLPYSSLLVLIELGLLHATELESGEIELSPSLPLHYQGKNLLLQPLSKGIHLLYYRFSPTGNELCRLLGNRINQQYYDQLVAMLGQKFMIQTDVNSTMHHAV from the coding sequence ATGGAAGAAGAACAACGTTCACCTGTAACAATTGACCAGGAACCCGGTAAGTCTCAGCCTAAATCTCAGCCAAAGAGCCGTTATATTCAGGACAGTGCAAGTAAAATTCTTCATATCGCTCAAAACCAGGGTGTTGAGGCTCTGATTCGGGAAGAGAAACCTAAGCTATCTCCGTTTGAGAGAGCCGTTCAGCGGGAGAAAAAACTCCAGGAAAGACGCCAGAGAAACCTTGAACGCATCATCCAGCTGTCTTATAAATCCTGTAAGGATGAGACAGCTGGCGACCCGAATCAGGACTGGCTGTATCGCTTCTTTGAAATGGCTCAGGATATTCATGATCCCTCAATGCAAAAATTATGGGCTCAGGTTCTGAAAAAAGAAGTGACCAATCCGGGCGCAACGTCAATGAAAGCCCTTCAGATACTGAAAGATATGACACCGAAAGAAGCCCAGATTTTACAAAAATCAGCGGCGCTGGGCTGTAGTTTTGGCAATGATCAGAGTCAGAAACTCCTGGTCGGCATTCATGCCCAGAACAGTATTTTCAGCTTTGGTAAACGCGAGCAAACTATTTCTGTCAGCCTTGGTAACTTTCAACTTCCCTATTCAAGCCTGCTGGTGCTCATCGAACTTGGGCTGCTACATGCCACTGAGCTTGAATCCGGTGAAATAGAACTTTCTCCATCCCTGCCTTTACACTATCAGGGCAAAAATCTATTACTACAGCCACTCAGTAAAGGAATTCACTTGCTTTACTATCGGTTCAGTCCAACCGGGAACGAATTATGCCGGCTGCTGGGAAACAGAATCAATCAGCAATATTATGATCAACTTGTGGCGATGCTTGGCCAGAAATTTATGATTCAAACGGACGTCAACAGCACGATGCATCATGCTGTTTAA
- the cysN gene encoding sulfate adenylyltransferase subunit CysN: protein MNSAVQTQLAELGIEGYLNQHQNKSLLRFLTCGSVDDGKSTLIGRLLHDSKQIYEDQLAAVHSDSQRVGTTGDRPDLALLVDGLQAEREQGITIDVAYRYFSTQKRKFIIADTPGHEQYTRNMATGASTCDVAVILIDARKGVLDQTRRHSFISNLLGLKHFIVAVNKMDLVDYDQARFEEIRDEYQQFSQRLRGDLNFSIIPISALEGDNVVEKSQSMNWYQGPTLLDLLEDIDVKNDDRNQQFRFPVQYVNRPNLDFRGFAGTVASGSVQVGDSIKVLPSGKTSVVERIVTFDGDLPSAFAGQAVTLTLEDEIDISRGDLIALDKDEVQSTNHLLADVVWMTETPLEANREYDIKIAGKKTIGRVKQIRHQYNINNLETFETETLPLNGIGLCEWTFNESVALDNYLDCADTGGFIIVDRLTNVTVGAGMVRDGLTQLTAEAGHYSEFELELNALIRKHFPHWEAKDLRQILK, encoded by the coding sequence ATGAATAGTGCAGTTCAAACACAACTTGCAGAGTTAGGTATTGAAGGATACCTCAATCAACATCAAAACAAATCATTGCTTCGGTTTCTGACGTGTGGTTCCGTGGATGACGGCAAAAGTACCCTGATTGGGCGCTTACTTCATGATTCGAAGCAAATCTATGAAGATCAGCTTGCTGCTGTCCATTCAGACAGCCAGCGTGTCGGTACGACGGGTGATCGTCCTGATCTTGCGTTATTGGTTGATGGCTTGCAGGCTGAAAGGGAACAGGGGATTACCATTGATGTTGCTTATCGTTACTTTTCAACGCAGAAGCGTAAATTTATTATTGCTGATACACCGGGGCATGAACAATATACCCGGAATATGGCAACAGGTGCGTCAACGTGTGATGTTGCGGTGATATTGATCGATGCCCGTAAAGGAGTATTAGATCAAACACGTCGTCATTCCTTTATCTCAAATTTACTTGGTCTGAAGCATTTCATCGTGGCCGTTAATAAAATGGATCTGGTTGATTATGATCAGGCCAGATTTGAGGAAATTCGCGATGAATATCAGCAATTTTCACAACGTCTTCGCGGGGATTTAAATTTCAGCATTATCCCGATCTCTGCCCTGGAAGGCGACAATGTTGTCGAAAAAAGTCAATCCATGAATTGGTATCAGGGACCGACATTACTCGACCTGCTCGAAGACATTGATGTGAAGAATGATGATAGAAATCAGCAGTTTCGTTTCCCGGTTCAGTATGTCAATCGTCCTAATCTGGATTTTCGCGGATTTGCAGGCACAGTTGCGTCAGGCTCAGTTCAGGTCGGGGATTCGATAAAAGTTTTGCCGTCCGGAAAAACATCTGTAGTTGAACGTATTGTGACTTTCGATGGTGATTTGCCTTCAGCATTTGCCGGACAGGCTGTGACCTTAACGCTTGAAGACGAAATCGATATCAGCCGTGGCGATTTAATTGCACTGGATAAAGATGAAGTTCAAAGCACGAATCATCTTTTAGCTGATGTTGTCTGGATGACAGAAACACCGTTGGAAGCAAATCGTGAATACGATATAAAAATTGCCGGAAAGAAAACCATTGGCCGGGTAAAACAAATTCGCCATCAGTATAATATTAATAACTTGGAAACGTTTGAGACAGAAACATTACCATTAAATGGCATTGGACTGTGTGAATGGACTTTTAATGAATCTGTCGCTCTGGATAATTATCTGGACTGTGCCGATACCGGTGGCTTTATTATTGTTGATCGGCTAACCAATGTGACTGTTGGTGCCGGTATGGTCAGAGATGGGTTAACTCAGCTGACAGCTGAAGCGGGTCATTACTCTGAATTTGAGCTTGAGTTGAATGCTTTAATCCGTAAACACTTCCCACACTGGGAAGCGAAGGATTTACGTCAGATACTGAAGTAA
- the msrA gene encoding peptide-methionine (S)-S-oxide reductase MsrA, producing the protein MPDKQTMIPQNEALKGRAIPFDVEDTHFVNQSSIHAEPTKDQAKILLGMGCFWGAEKMFWQLEGVISTSVGYSGGYTPNPTYEEVCTGKTGHTEVVRIIYQPGLISLETLLAGFWENHDPTQGMQQGNDLGTQYRSAIYFYNDEQRVIAERSKQRYQEALITGERGTITTEVIPAGPYYFAETYHQQYLAKNPDGYCGLNGTGVCFTG; encoded by the coding sequence ATGCCAGATAAACAAACAATGATCCCCCAGAATGAAGCTTTAAAAGGCCGTGCAATCCCATTCGATGTGGAAGACACCCATTTTGTCAATCAATCAAGCATTCACGCAGAACCAACCAAAGATCAGGCGAAAATCCTGCTGGGTATGGGATGCTTTTGGGGCGCCGAAAAAATGTTTTGGCAACTCGAAGGGGTAATATCAACTTCTGTCGGATATTCAGGAGGTTACACTCCGAACCCGACTTATGAAGAAGTCTGTACCGGTAAAACCGGTCATACTGAAGTCGTCAGGATTATCTACCAGCCCGGGCTGATTTCTCTTGAAACCCTGTTAGCCGGTTTCTGGGAAAATCATGATCCAACCCAGGGCATGCAACAAGGCAATGACCTTGGAACACAGTATCGTTCAGCCATCTATTTTTATAACGATGAACAACGTGTTATTGCAGAACGCTCAAAGCAACGGTATCAGGAAGCTTTAATAACCGGTGAGCGCGGAACAATTACAACCGAAGTCATCCCGGCGGGTCCCTACTATTTTGCAGAAACTTACCATCAACAATATCTGGCAAAAAATCCCGATGGATATTGTGGCCTCAACGGGACAGGCGTCTGTTTTACCGGCTGA
- a CDS encoding DUF3299 domain-containing protein, with protein MYKYILVIFLSMVSLFPHSAWSEEKPLKLDWIDLIPEKERSQFNQQGMPTVNHNGQAPAKQAHIGSVRPELNGSFVKIPGFVIPLEGDENTVTEFLLVPYFGACIHVPPPPPNQIIDVKFPKGAPVQELWDVVYVIGKLKTEFVSSDVADSGYVIEGIRIEMYEDQ; from the coding sequence ATGTACAAATATATATTGGTTATTTTTCTTTCTATGGTTAGCTTATTTCCTCACTCGGCCTGGAGTGAGGAAAAACCACTGAAACTTGACTGGATTGACCTGATTCCGGAAAAAGAACGCAGTCAGTTTAATCAGCAGGGAATGCCGACGGTGAATCATAATGGACAGGCGCCTGCGAAACAGGCTCACATCGGATCCGTGCGTCCTGAATTAAATGGTAGCTTTGTCAAAATTCCCGGTTTCGTGATTCCTTTGGAAGGGGATGAAAATACCGTTACTGAATTTCTTCTGGTCCCCTATTTCGGAGCCTGTATCCACGTTCCGCCGCCGCCGCCAAACCAAATCATTGATGTAAAATTCCCCAAGGGTGCACCGGTACAAGAGTTATGGGATGTTGTCTATGTCATCGGAAAGCTGAAAACAGAGTTTGTCAGCAGTGATGTCGCTGATTCGGGATACGTCATTGAAGGAATTCGTATTGAAATGTATGAAGATCAATAA
- a CDS encoding DUF2607 family protein: protein MYNVSKTDCQYKQGVALAAVFFVIWLGFAEIYHQFDTIEAHHSHHDCQQFSSIIHGLQTSDLTISAVVLHGYIEPETEVIRISRPISAYDARSPPITELSMNHFI from the coding sequence ATGTACAACGTCAGCAAAACAGATTGCCAATATAAACAGGGAGTTGCTTTAGCGGCTGTCTTTTTTGTGATTTGGCTGGGATTTGCTGAGATATATCATCAGTTTGACACAATAGAAGCCCATCATAGCCACCATGATTGCCAGCAGTTCAGCAGCATCATTCATGGTCTTCAGACATCAGATTTAACAATTTCTGCAGTTGTCTTACACGGTTATATTGAGCCCGAAACAGAAGTCATCCGGATCAGTCGCCCGATATCCGCTTATGATGCGCGTTCACCGCCAATAACCGAATTAAGTATGAACCATTTTATTTAA